In the genome of Blastopirellula marina, one region contains:
- a CDS encoding Gfo/Idh/MocA family protein encodes MPNQPSQPNQITGNRRQFLKSSSFTIAGSTLASQVAMAAPSVHPTGNDLLRVGLIGCGGRGTGAATQALTADENVKLTAMGDMFQPRLESSLRSLKQRKEIANKIDVPEDRQFLGFDAYQQVIDSGVDVVLLATPPQFRPMHLKAAIDADKHVFAEKPVAVDTPGVLSVLETCAEAKRKRLSVVSGLCLRYDQGFQETVQRLHEGQAGEIHTVMANDYRGPIWVKPRQPGWTDMHWQMHNWYYFTWLSGDFNVEQHVHYLDIAAWILQGYPVKAIGMGGRQVRTDEVYGNIYDHHSVIYEYENGARIISSCRQQPGCKNEMGVVAQGTNGLSKLSHKETSIYGKNAWSFEGTAKNCYQVEHDELFAGIRNDQPLNNGQYMAQSTLLAIMGRMATYTGQEITWEQALTSKQDLSPKQYAWGDAPPIEIAQPGITKLT; translated from the coding sequence ATGCCGAATCAACCTTCCCAACCAAATCAAATCACCGGTAATCGTCGACAATTCCTGAAATCGTCGAGCTTCACGATCGCAGGCAGTACGCTTGCCAGCCAAGTTGCCATGGCCGCACCTTCCGTCCATCCAACTGGCAATGATCTGCTGCGTGTTGGTTTGATTGGTTGCGGAGGTCGCGGTACCGGGGCGGCTACTCAGGCGTTAACCGCGGATGAGAACGTCAAGCTGACAGCGATGGGTGATATGTTTCAACCTCGGCTCGAGTCGTCGCTCCGGTCGCTCAAGCAGCGCAAGGAGATCGCGAATAAGATTGATGTCCCAGAGGACCGTCAGTTTCTCGGCTTCGACGCGTACCAACAAGTCATCGACAGCGGAGTCGATGTGGTCCTACTTGCCACGCCGCCTCAATTTCGTCCCATGCACTTGAAGGCAGCCATCGATGCCGACAAGCATGTCTTTGCGGAGAAACCGGTCGCGGTCGACACGCCAGGCGTACTTTCTGTATTGGAAACTTGTGCTGAAGCGAAAAGGAAACGACTTTCCGTAGTCTCAGGACTTTGCCTACGCTATGACCAAGGTTTTCAGGAAACGGTCCAGCGACTTCATGAAGGTCAAGCCGGCGAAATCCATACGGTGATGGCCAACGACTATCGCGGTCCGATATGGGTCAAGCCACGGCAACCTGGGTGGACCGATATGCATTGGCAGATGCACAACTGGTATTACTTCACCTGGCTATCCGGCGATTTCAACGTCGAACAGCATGTGCATTATCTCGATATCGCGGCCTGGATTCTGCAAGGCTATCCCGTAAAAGCAATCGGAATGGGGGGCCGTCAGGTCCGAACCGACGAAGTCTATGGAAACATCTATGATCATCATAGCGTGATCTACGAATACGAAAACGGAGCTCGCATCATCAGCAGTTGCCGCCAACAGCCTGGCTGCAAAAACGAAATGGGAGTGGTTGCGCAAGGCACCAACGGCTTATCCAAGCTATCGCATAAAGAGACCTCTATCTACGGCAAGAATGCTTGGAGCTTCGAGGGAACTGCCAAGAATTGTTATCAGGTCGAACATGACGAACTCTTTGCTGGCATCCGAAACGACCAACCGCTGAATAACGGACAGTACATGGCCCAGAGCACACTTCTGGCGATCATGGGCCGCATGGCAACTTACACAGGACAAGAGATCACCTGGGAACAGGCTTTGACTTCCAAGCAAGACCTGTCGCCAAAGCAATACGCCTGGGGAGATGCTCCACCCATTGAGATTGCTCAGCCTGGGATTACCAAACTCACGTAG
- a CDS encoding DUF1080 domain-containing protein, translating to MQSPTLAILILILLPFAVRADESLKMIEPKSKVIKPFNGTNLEGFTTWLREQDRFEHSEAYSVVDGTIRIAGKGMGYIATVNAYRNYHLSIEYRWGERTDGSKYVRNSGILLHATGPEGNARGTWMASVEVQLAQGCEGDLIVIRGEDDAGKTIPVTLSSRTIVAEDSRTRWREDGAPTVYSGRQFWWSHHEAGFEELRDTRGKNDVASPLGEWTKVECICEGNEITVKINGQIVNHCYDVFPAAGRILLENESSEVYFRNFEIRPLPAP from the coding sequence ATGCAGTCTCCGACATTGGCAATCCTGATTCTCATTTTGCTTCCGTTCGCGGTACGTGCGGATGAGTCGCTCAAAATGATTGAGCCTAAGTCAAAGGTTATTAAGCCGTTCAATGGAACCAACCTCGAAGGTTTCACAACATGGCTTCGCGAGCAGGATCGCTTCGAGCATTCCGAAGCCTATTCGGTAGTTGACGGCACGATCCGCATCGCCGGTAAGGGGATGGGATACATTGCGACCGTCAATGCCTATCGCAATTACCACCTAAGCATCGAGTACCGCTGGGGCGAACGGACCGACGGATCGAAGTATGTGCGGAACTCAGGCATCCTGCTTCACGCAACTGGCCCAGAAGGGAATGCCCGTGGAACGTGGATGGCGTCAGTCGAGGTGCAGTTGGCTCAAGGATGTGAGGGAGATCTTATTGTTATCCGAGGCGAGGATGACGCCGGCAAAACGATTCCCGTCACCCTCAGCAGTAGAACAATCGTCGCGGAAGATAGTCGTACGCGTTGGCGAGAAGATGGTGCGCCAACCGTTTATTCTGGCCGACAATTCTGGTGGTCGCATCATGAAGCCGGATTCGAAGAGCTACGAGACACACGTGGCAAGAATGACGTCGCCAGTCCGCTGGGGGAATGGACCAAAGTCGAGTGCATCTGCGAAGGCAACGAAATCACTGTGAAGATCAACGGACAGATCGTAAATCATTGCTACGACGTATTCCCTGCTGCCGGTAGAATCTTGCTGGAAAATGAGAGCAGTGAAGTCTATTTCCGAAACTTCGAGATTCGTCCCCTGCCCGCCCCATAA
- a CDS encoding sugar phosphate isomerase/epimerase family protein, whose protein sequence is MTRRVALCGLARLGASPWIGTRIASADETAPEATDFQIACMTLPYSQFPLERALSGIRAAGYRYVAWGTSHQEKGRSERTPVMAADAPPAKARGLADQCRDMGLEPLMMFSTVYPEHDDGLKVLQHRIRQASAAGIPQVLTFGHTEGGNRPLWIERFRKLGPFARDHGVVLVVKQHGGSTGTGEACAEIIREIDDPGIRVNYDAGNVMDYLNVDPIPDIQSCADVVHSFCIKDHRNWPVDQDCGAGLGEIDHYRLLQPVVQTGRTIPLCCENIFAPLLPRPTEPEEIDRLARRSREFLETVARGLTQPQGK, encoded by the coding sequence ATGACAAGACGAGTTGCCCTCTGCGGTTTGGCCAGGTTGGGTGCGTCGCCATGGATCGGCACTCGAATTGCGTCCGCTGACGAGACCGCTCCTGAGGCAACCGACTTTCAAATCGCCTGCATGACGCTTCCATACTCACAGTTCCCATTAGAACGAGCCCTGAGTGGTATCCGCGCCGCAGGCTATCGCTATGTTGCCTGGGGAACTTCGCATCAAGAGAAAGGAAGAAGCGAGAGAACACCGGTAATGGCCGCGGACGCCCCGCCCGCCAAAGCTAGGGGACTTGCGGACCAGTGTCGTGATATGGGCTTAGAACCGTTGATGATGTTCTCGACCGTTTATCCTGAACATGATGATGGGTTGAAGGTCCTTCAACATCGAATTCGCCAGGCATCCGCCGCTGGCATTCCTCAAGTATTGACCTTTGGACATACCGAAGGAGGGAACCGGCCCTTGTGGATTGAACGATTTAGAAAGCTCGGCCCTTTTGCCCGTGACCATGGAGTTGTACTGGTGGTCAAACAACATGGCGGTTCGACTGGAACGGGAGAGGCCTGTGCCGAAATCATCCGCGAAATAGACGATCCAGGTATTCGCGTCAATTACGATGCCGGCAATGTGATGGATTATCTGAACGTCGATCCGATCCCCGATATCCAATCATGTGCCGACGTCGTGCACAGCTTTTGTATCAAAGATCATAGGAACTGGCCGGTCGACCAAGACTGTGGCGCCGGTTTGGGTGAGATCGATCACTATCGCTTGCTGCAACCAGTTGTCCAAACGGGACGAACGATTCCCCTTTGCTGTGAAAATATCTTTGCTCCGTTGCTACCCCGCCCAACCGAGCCAGAAGAAATCGACCGCCTGGCCCGCCGATCGCGAGAGTTCCTCGAAACGGTCGCGCGAGGGCTGACTCAGCCTCAAGGAAAGTAA